In Gordonia crocea, the following are encoded in one genomic region:
- a CDS encoding AMP-binding protein: protein MTSATATSGLNTPLSPLRFLERAASVHPGKLAAIDGGRRLTYAELAADVRSLAGALRASGVEPGDKVAYLASNSLELLTAHFAVPLVGGILVAVNTRLAPEEIRYIGDHSESVLLVGDAPLLAGIADVEFATVREIIETPSQEGEYEGVAVRYDEFFARGDAGEDLVWDVADEDAVLTINYTSGTTGKPKGVMYTHRGAYLGSLGTVITQGFSIDTNYLWTLPMFHCNGWCGPWALTAVAATHVCLRAVRGEEMWRLIDTEGITAMSGAPTVLTTLATAPEAHPMSRPMSIATAGAPPSPTIIAAIRNLGITIIHVYGLTETYGPYAVCEPDPSWSELSGEELSVRMARQGVGMITADRLRVVSTETEEGAELVDVADDGVAMGEIVMRGNVVMKGYFKDEERTAEAFAGGWFHSGDLGVMHPDGYVQLLDRAKDVVISGGENISTIEVEQAVVSHPAVLDVAVIGVPDDKWGERPKAIVVLKPGQEATDAEIIAHVKSKIASYKAPRDVAFVDELPKTSTGKIRKNELRDVEWGEGRARIQG from the coding sequence ATGACCAGTGCCACCGCCACGTCCGGACTCAACACGCCGCTGTCTCCGTTGCGCTTCTTGGAGCGCGCCGCGTCGGTGCACCCCGGCAAGCTCGCCGCCATCGACGGTGGGCGCCGCCTGACGTACGCCGAGTTGGCCGCCGACGTCCGGTCGCTCGCCGGCGCGCTGCGGGCCTCCGGGGTCGAGCCGGGCGACAAGGTCGCCTACCTGGCGAGCAACTCACTGGAATTGCTCACCGCACACTTCGCGGTTCCGCTGGTCGGCGGGATCCTCGTCGCCGTCAACACCCGGTTGGCACCGGAGGAGATCCGCTACATCGGCGACCACTCCGAATCGGTTCTGCTCGTCGGGGACGCGCCGCTGTTGGCGGGCATCGCCGACGTGGAGTTCGCCACGGTGCGGGAGATCATCGAGACGCCCAGCCAGGAAGGCGAGTACGAGGGCGTCGCAGTGCGGTACGACGAGTTCTTCGCCCGCGGGGATGCCGGCGAGGACTTGGTGTGGGATGTCGCCGACGAGGATGCCGTCCTCACCATCAACTACACCTCGGGAACCACCGGCAAGCCCAAGGGCGTCATGTACACCCACCGCGGCGCGTACCTGGGATCGCTGGGCACCGTGATCACCCAGGGCTTCTCCATCGACACCAACTACCTGTGGACCCTGCCGATGTTCCACTGCAACGGCTGGTGCGGCCCGTGGGCGCTGACCGCGGTGGCCGCCACCCACGTCTGCTTGCGCGCGGTGCGCGGCGAGGAGATGTGGCGCCTCATCGACACCGAGGGCATCACCGCCATGTCGGGCGCGCCGACCGTGCTGACCACGCTGGCGACCGCGCCCGAGGCGCATCCGATGAGCCGGCCGATGTCGATCGCGACTGCGGGGGCACCGCCCAGCCCCACGATCATCGCGGCGATCCGCAACTTGGGGATCACCATCATCCACGTTTACGGACTCACCGAGACCTACGGTCCCTATGCGGTCTGCGAGCCGGATCCGAGTTGGTCGGAGCTGTCCGGCGAGGAACTCTCGGTGCGGATGGCGCGGCAGGGCGTCGGCATGATCACCGCGGACCGGCTGCGGGTGGTGAGCACCGAGACCGAGGAGGGCGCGGAACTCGTCGACGTCGCTGACGACGGGGTTGCGATGGGCGAGATCGTGATGCGCGGCAACGTGGTGATGAAGGGGTACTTCAAGGACGAGGAACGCACCGCCGAGGCGTTTGCCGGCGGCTGGTTCCACTCCGGGGACCTCGGGGTCATGCACCCGGACGGGTACGTGCAGCTCCTGGACCGGGCGAAGGACGTCGTGATCTCCGGTGGGGAGAACATCTCGACGATCGAGGTCGAGCAGGCGGTGGTCAGCCATCCGGCGGTGCTCGACGTCGCGGTGATCGGGGTGCCCGACGACAAGTGGGGCGAGCGCCCCAAGGCCATCGTCGTGCTCAAGCCGGGACAAGAGGCGACCGATGCCGAGATCATCGCGCACGTGAAGTCGAAGATCGCCTCCTACAAGGCGCCGCGCGACGTCGCCTTCGTCGACGAACTGCCGAAGACCTCCACCGGCAAGATCCGCAAGAACGAGCTGCGCGACGTCGAGTGGGGCGAGGGTCGCGCCCGGATCCAGGGCTAG
- the cysD gene encoding sulfate adenylyltransferase subunit CysD has translation MSIDTHISPFGLDKTEGEFDTLDALESESIHIFREVAGEFERPVILFSGGKDSTLLLHLALKAFWPAPLPFSLLHVDTGHNLPEIIEFRDEIVARHNLRLHVASVEEYLADGRLTERPDGIRNPLQTIPLLDAITENRFDAVFGGARRDEERARAKERVFSLRNAFGQWDPKRQRPELWNLYNGRHAPGEHVRVFPLSNWTELDVWRYIAREQVLLAPLYYAHEREVFSRDGMWMTPGPWGGPREGEALETRSVRYRTVGDGSTTGAVLSDAADNEAVLAEVATSRLTERGATRGDDRVSEAAMEDRKREGYF, from the coding sequence ATGAGCATTGATACGCACATCTCCCCCTTCGGCCTCGACAAGACCGAGGGCGAGTTCGACACCCTCGACGCGCTCGAGTCCGAGTCCATCCACATCTTCCGCGAGGTAGCCGGCGAGTTCGAGCGCCCGGTGATCCTGTTCTCCGGCGGCAAGGATTCGACCCTGCTGCTGCACCTGGCGCTCAAGGCCTTCTGGCCGGCGCCGCTGCCGTTCTCGCTGCTGCACGTCGACACCGGGCACAACCTGCCGGAGATCATCGAGTTCCGCGACGAGATCGTGGCGCGCCACAACCTGCGGCTGCACGTGGCCAGCGTCGAGGAGTACCTCGCCGACGGCCGGCTCACCGAGCGTCCCGACGGTATCCGCAACCCGCTGCAGACGATCCCGCTGCTCGACGCCATCACCGAGAACCGCTTCGACGCGGTGTTCGGCGGGGCCCGTCGCGACGAGGAGCGCGCCCGCGCCAAGGAGCGCGTCTTCTCGCTGCGCAACGCCTTCGGCCAGTGGGACCCCAAGCGGCAGCGGCCCGAGCTGTGGAACCTCTACAACGGTCGCCATGCCCCCGGCGAGCACGTTCGCGTGTTCCCGCTGAGCAACTGGACCGAGCTGGACGTCTGGCGCTACATCGCCCGCGAGCAGGTTCTGCTGGCGCCGCTGTACTACGCCCACGAGCGCGAGGTCTTCTCCCGCGACGGCATGTGGATGACCCCCGGCCCGTGGGGCGGTCCGCGCGAAGGCGAGGCGCTGGAGACGCGTTCGGTGCGCTACCGCACCGTGGGCGACGGCTCCACCACCGGCGCGGTCCTGTCCGACGCCGCCGACAACGAGGCCGTCCTGGCCGAGGTCGCCACCTCCCGACTCACCGAGCGCGGCGCCACCCGCGGCGACGACCGGGTCTCCGAGGCGGCCATGGAAGACCGCAAGCGCGAAGGATATTTCTGA
- the hrcA gene encoding heat-inducible transcriptional repressor HrcA has product MTATDERRFEVLRAIVTDYVATQEPIGSKALLDRHKLGVSSATVRNDMAVLEAEGYIAQPHTSSGRVPTDKGYRLFVDRIAEVKPLSRAERRAILSVLDSSVDLDDVLRRSVKLLAELTRQVAVIQYPVLSRATVRHLEVVALTPSRLLLVVITDSGRVEQRMVALGRDVSDDEMILLRDLFAAALDGKRLAEASAAVAEVANSAPPEMSEVVIAIAAVLIETLVEREADRLVLGGTSNLARASADFSADLGGMDAVLDALEEQVVVLKLLARTQSTDRVTVQIGRETRSDNLRGASVVSTAYGASGTVLGSVGVLGPTRMDYPNTIASVAAVAKYVGEVLGER; this is encoded by the coding sequence ATGACGGCGACCGACGAACGGCGGTTCGAGGTCCTTCGCGCGATCGTCACCGACTACGTGGCCACCCAGGAGCCGATCGGGTCCAAAGCGCTGCTCGACCGACACAAGCTGGGAGTCTCCAGTGCGACGGTCCGCAACGACATGGCCGTCCTGGAGGCGGAAGGGTACATCGCCCAGCCGCACACCAGCTCCGGGCGCGTCCCCACCGACAAGGGCTACCGACTCTTCGTCGACCGGATCGCCGAGGTCAAGCCGCTGTCGCGCGCGGAGCGCCGGGCGATCCTGTCGGTCCTCGACTCCAGCGTCGACCTCGACGACGTGCTGCGCCGCTCGGTCAAGCTCCTCGCCGAGCTCACCAGGCAGGTCGCGGTGATCCAATACCCCGTGTTGTCGCGGGCGACGGTGCGCCACCTCGAGGTCGTCGCGCTGACCCCGTCGCGTCTGCTGCTGGTGGTGATCACCGACAGCGGCCGGGTCGAGCAGCGGATGGTCGCCCTGGGTCGCGACGTCAGCGACGACGAAATGATCCTGCTGCGCGACTTGTTCGCCGCGGCCCTCGACGGCAAGCGCCTGGCCGAGGCGTCGGCCGCCGTCGCCGAGGTGGCCAACTCCGCACCGCCGGAGATGAGCGAAGTCGTCATCGCGATCGCCGCCGTGCTCATCGAGACGCTGGTGGAGCGGGAGGCGGACCGCCTGGTCTTGGGTGGTACCTCGAACCTGGCCCGGGCATCGGCGGACTTCTCCGCCGACCTCGGCGGGATGGACGCGGTCCTCGACGCACTCGAGGAACAGGTCGTCGTCCTCAAACTGTTGGCGCGCACCCAGAGCACCGACCGCGTCACGGTGCAGATCGGGCGGGAGACCCGCAGCGACAATCTGCGCGGTGCCTCGGTGGTCTCCACCGCCTACGGCGCGAGCGGCACCGTGCTGGGCAGCGTGGGCGTGCTCGGACCGACCCGGATGGACTACCCGAACACCATTGCGTCGGTGGCCGCGGTGGCCAAGTACGTTGGAGAAGTACTGGGTGAGCGATGA
- a CDS encoding phosphoadenylyl-sulfate reductase: MTATLDTDRLRDIAARGADELGPDASAHELLAWTAQTFGDDFLIAANMQDAVLIDVADKAIDREQVGGRLKVLFLDTGYHFIETIGTRDAVAQVYDLDLINVAPEHTVAQQDELLGRDLFSRDPGECCRLRKVVPLRAGLSGFSAWVTGIRRVEAPTRTNAPLISYDEGFGLVKINPLAAWSDEEFQTYIEDHGVLVNPLVDEGYPSIGCEPCTAKPAIGADPRSGRWAGRAKTECGLHVS, translated from the coding sequence ATGACCGCCACACTCGACACCGACCGGTTGCGCGACATCGCGGCGCGCGGCGCCGACGAGCTCGGCCCCGACGCCTCCGCGCACGAGCTGCTCGCCTGGACCGCGCAAACCTTCGGCGATGACTTTCTGATCGCGGCCAACATGCAGGACGCGGTGTTGATCGACGTCGCCGACAAGGCCATCGACCGTGAGCAGGTCGGCGGCCGGCTCAAGGTGCTGTTCCTCGACACCGGGTACCACTTCATCGAGACGATCGGCACCCGTGACGCGGTCGCCCAGGTCTACGACCTGGACCTGATCAACGTCGCCCCGGAGCACACCGTCGCGCAGCAAGACGAACTGCTGGGCCGGGACCTGTTCTCCCGCGACCCCGGCGAGTGCTGCCGGCTGCGCAAGGTCGTCCCGCTGCGCGCCGGGCTGTCCGGTTTCTCCGCGTGGGTGACCGGTATCCGCCGCGTGGAAGCGCCGACCCGGACCAATGCCCCGTTGATCTCCTACGACGAGGGCTTCGGGCTGGTGAAGATCAACCCGTTGGCCGCCTGGTCCGACGAGGAGTTCCAGACCTACATCGAGGACCACGGGGTCCTCGTCAATCCGCTGGTGGACGAGGGCTACCCCTCCATCGGGTGCGAACCCTGCACCGCCAAGCCAGCCATTGGAGCCGATCCGCGCAGCGGCCGTTGGGCCGGGCGCGCCAAGACAGAATGCGGGTTGCACGTCTCATGA
- a CDS encoding sirohydrochlorin chelatase: MSVLLVAHGSRDPRFALTLTRIRDEVRTTLPAERIELAYLDLDEPLVATVLDWLAPAGDPIRVVPLLLGDGYHSRFDLPVLLDAARRRWPTLTLVQTPVLGKADLSPALVDRARAAGLRAGDGIVMYAVGSSDERSDDAARRRGAEVARLTGNPVEVVFATKLGRQASVLRGAVGRLRAGGAKRIVGLPYFLSPGLLAERVEALLDELAPGDPIAGALGPHGLVVEAIAGLVPPAPIHISRRNPVGKCEFDREEADSVPRR; encoded by the coding sequence GTGAGCGTCCTCCTCGTCGCCCACGGCAGCCGGGACCCCCGGTTCGCCCTGACGCTCACGCGTATCCGCGACGAGGTCCGCACCACGCTCCCGGCCGAGCGGATCGAACTGGCCTATCTGGATCTCGACGAGCCCCTCGTGGCCACTGTCCTGGACTGGCTCGCGCCGGCGGGCGACCCGATCCGGGTGGTGCCGCTGCTGCTCGGCGACGGCTATCACAGCCGGTTCGACCTGCCCGTGCTGCTCGACGCCGCACGGCGGCGCTGGCCGACTCTCACCCTGGTGCAGACCCCCGTTCTCGGGAAGGCCGATCTGAGCCCGGCTCTGGTCGACCGCGCCCGGGCCGCCGGCCTGCGCGCCGGCGACGGCATCGTCATGTACGCCGTCGGCTCCTCCGACGAACGTTCCGACGACGCGGCCCGACGCCGGGGCGCCGAGGTCGCGCGGTTGACCGGCAACCCGGTCGAGGTGGTGTTCGCGACGAAACTCGGCCGACAGGCCTCGGTCCTGCGCGGCGCCGTCGGGCGTCTGCGTGCCGGCGGCGCGAAGCGGATCGTCGGGTTGCCCTACTTCCTGTCCCCGGGCCTGCTGGCCGAGCGTGTCGAGGCACTGCTGGACGAACTCGCCCCGGGTGATCCGATCGCCGGGGCCCTCGGCCCGCACGGACTCGTCGTCGAGGCCATCGCCGGTCTCGTTCCTCCCGCACCGATTCACATCTCCCGACGTAATCCCGTCGGGAAATGCGAATTCGATCGGGAGGAAGCCGACTCGGTCCCCCGCCGCTAG
- the hemW gene encoding radical SAM family heme chaperone HemW, which translates to MTATAATHWRDLPEAVARRLHAGDRGEPLGLYLHVPFCATRCGYCDFNTYTAGELGSSSSPQSWLEAVRRELDGAAALAGPRPVSTVFVGGGTPSLLGAHGLADLLDAVRASFDLAPGAEVTTESNPESTSPEFFAEIRAAGYTRVSLGMQSASSRVLAILDRNHTPGRAIAAAAEAGAAGFEHVNLDVIYGTPGETDADLDTTLDAVLAAPIDHVSAYALIVEDGTAFARKVRRGEVPAPDDDVLAARYERIDDRLSGEGFGWYEVSNWGRGPDSACRHNEAYWRSDDWWGIGPGAHSHVAGARWWNRKHPATYASALTDGVWPGDDFEVLTDDDRHIEAVMLRLRMRSGLPSAILDDEERARAEGAVGDGLLRVVDEAYVLTDSGRLLADGVVRDILVD; encoded by the coding sequence ATGACCGCCACCGCTGCGACGCATTGGCGCGACCTGCCCGAGGCGGTCGCGCGACGTCTGCACGCCGGCGACCGGGGTGAGCCGCTCGGGCTCTATCTGCACGTTCCGTTCTGTGCGACGCGCTGCGGCTACTGCGACTTCAACACCTACACCGCCGGCGAACTCGGCTCGTCGTCGTCGCCGCAGTCGTGGCTGGAGGCGGTGCGCCGGGAACTCGACGGTGCGGCGGCGTTGGCCGGCCCGCGCCCGGTGTCGACGGTGTTCGTCGGCGGTGGGACCCCGTCGCTGCTCGGCGCGCACGGGTTGGCCGACCTCCTCGACGCGGTGCGGGCGAGTTTTGACCTGGCGCCCGGCGCGGAGGTGACCACCGAGTCGAATCCCGAGTCGACCTCGCCGGAGTTCTTTGCCGAGATCCGGGCCGCCGGGTACACCCGGGTGTCGTTGGGCATGCAGTCCGCGTCGTCGCGGGTGTTGGCGATCCTGGACCGCAACCACACGCCCGGTCGGGCCATCGCGGCCGCGGCGGAAGCCGGGGCGGCCGGGTTCGAGCACGTCAACCTCGACGTCATCTACGGCACCCCGGGGGAGACCGACGCCGACCTCGACACCACCCTCGACGCGGTGCTGGCGGCCCCGATCGACCACGTCTCGGCCTACGCGCTCATCGTCGAGGACGGGACGGCCTTCGCCCGGAAGGTGCGCCGCGGGGAGGTGCCCGCACCCGATGACGACGTGCTCGCCGCGCGCTACGAGCGGATCGACGACCGGCTGTCTGGCGAGGGTTTCGGATGGTACGAGGTCTCGAACTGGGGGCGGGGGCCGGATTCGGCGTGCCGCCACAACGAGGCCTATTGGCGCAGCGACGACTGGTGGGGCATCGGTCCGGGCGCTCATTCGCACGTGGCCGGGGCGCGCTGGTGGAACCGCAAGCATCCGGCGACCTATGCGTCGGCGCTGACCGACGGGGTGTGGCCCGGCGATGACTTCGAGGTCCTCACCGACGACGATCGGCACATCGAGGCGGTGATGCTGCGCCTGCGGATGCGCTCGGGGCTGCCGTCGGCGATTCTCGATGACGAGGAGCGGGCGCGCGCCGAGGGGGCCGTGGGCGACGGGCTGTTGCGCGTCGTCGACGAGGCCTACGTCCTCACCGATTCCGGGCGCCTACTGGCCGACGGGGTGGTCCGCGACATCCTCGTCGACTGA
- a CDS encoding type II toxin-antitoxin system VapB family antitoxin, translated as MIFKSVQDGKPYPAHNLSPRAWAKIPPRQFRLDQLTTVTTVLALDKLLSEDSTFYGDLFSHVVKWRGEIYLEDGLHRAVRSALRNRPLIHARMLDLDTIDLSPGAPPLEEQLDTPAVRPSAPRHRAD; from the coding sequence ATGATCTTCAAGTCGGTGCAGGACGGGAAACCGTATCCGGCGCACAACCTCTCGCCGCGCGCTTGGGCAAAGATCCCGCCCCGCCAGTTCCGCCTCGACCAGCTGACCACGGTGACGACGGTCCTCGCCCTCGACAAGCTGCTGAGCGAGGATTCGACGTTCTACGGCGACCTCTTCTCCCACGTCGTGAAGTGGCGCGGCGAGATCTACTTGGAGGACGGTCTGCATCGCGCCGTGCGCAGCGCGTTGCGGAACCGTCCCCTCATCCACGCCCGGATGCTCGACCTGGACACCATCGACCTGTCCCCCGGCGCCCCGCCACTCGAGGAGCAGCTCGACACTCCCGCCGTCCGGCCGTCGGCGCCGCGACACCGCGCCGATTAG
- a CDS encoding sulfate adenylyltransferase subunit 1, translating to MTQSTSTANLANGPHHPDLLRIATAGSVDDGKSTLVGRLLYDTKSVLADQIDAVNRASQARGLDGPDLSLLVDGLRAEREQGITIDVAYRYFATANRSFVLADTPGHVQYTRNTVSGASTAQLVILLVDARNGVVAQTRRHAAVMALLGVPQLVLAVNKIDLADDPQGQFAQITADFAELTRSLGWTDEQVLAIPVSALHGDNVATRSERTPYYDGPTLIEHLETVPNVHERAGDPVGLRFPVQYVIRPRTAEFPDYRGYAGQVATGTVAVGDEVVILPSGTRTTIEAIDTADGQLPAAHAGRSVTLLLADDVDVSRGDVIAAVGDAPEPIQQFTATVCWLGDKALRPGARLLLKHGTRTTQAIVGSIDVRFDEQDLTLIESPEALELNEIGRISVQTAEPIVADDYSHSRESGSFLLIDPAGGNTLAAGLVGDALDQLHLTPSTVPA from the coding sequence ATGACGCAATCGACCAGCACCGCAAACCTGGCGAACGGGCCGCACCACCCCGATCTGTTGCGCATCGCGACCGCCGGCAGCGTCGACGACGGCAAGTCCACCCTCGTCGGCCGCCTGCTCTACGACACGAAGTCCGTCCTTGCCGACCAGATCGACGCGGTCAACCGCGCCTCACAGGCACGCGGCCTGGACGGGCCCGACCTGTCGCTGCTCGTCGACGGGCTGCGCGCCGAACGCGAGCAGGGCATCACCATCGATGTCGCCTACCGCTACTTCGCGACCGCCAACCGCTCGTTCGTCTTGGCCGACACCCCCGGTCACGTCCAGTACACCCGCAACACGGTGTCCGGCGCATCGACCGCACAACTGGTGATCCTGCTGGTCGACGCCCGCAACGGCGTCGTCGCGCAGACCCGCCGCCATGCCGCGGTGATGGCCCTGTTGGGCGTGCCGCAGCTCGTGCTCGCGGTCAACAAGATCGACCTGGCCGATGATCCGCAGGGACAATTCGCGCAGATCACCGCTGACTTCGCCGAGTTGACCCGGTCGCTGGGCTGGACCGACGAGCAGGTCTTGGCGATCCCGGTGTCCGCGCTGCACGGCGACAACGTCGCCACCCGGTCGGAGCGCACGCCGTACTACGACGGCCCGACCCTGATCGAGCATCTCGAGACCGTCCCGAACGTGCACGAGCGCGCCGGCGACCCGGTCGGTCTGCGCTTCCCGGTGCAGTATGTGATTCGGCCGCGCACCGCAGAGTTCCCGGACTACCGCGGCTACGCCGGACAGGTCGCCACCGGCACCGTCGCCGTCGGCGACGAGGTGGTCATCCTGCCGTCCGGGACCCGGACCACGATCGAGGCCATCGACACCGCCGATGGCCAGCTGCCGGCCGCGCACGCCGGGCGCAGCGTCACCCTGTTGTTGGCCGACGACGTCGACGTCTCGAGGGGTGACGTCATCGCCGCGGTCGGCGATGCCCCGGAACCGATCCAACAGTTCACCGCCACGGTGTGCTGGCTCGGCGACAAGGCGCTGCGCCCGGGTGCCCGACTGCTCCTCAAGCACGGGACCCGTACCACGCAGGCCATCGTCGGGAGCATCGACGTCCGGTTCGACGAGCAGGATCTCACCCTGATCGAGTCGCCGGAAGCGTTGGAGCTCAACGAGATCGGACGGATCTCCGTGCAGACGGCCGAGCCGATCGTCGCCGACGACTACAGCCACAGCCGCGAGTCGGGCAGCTTCCTGCTGATCGACCCGGCCGGCGGCAACACGCTGGCGGCCGGCCTCGTCGGGGATGCCCTCGACCAATTGCATCTGACGCCCAGCACGGTCCCGGCGTGA
- a CDS encoding nitrite/sulfite reductase: protein MTLTTPESVDDNVDTPRPRRERPTGDRPARAAGDQPARRARPTKRRSEGQWALGYREPLNANEQSKKDDNPLNVRARIENIYSKVGFDGIDKADLRGRFRWMGLYTQRAEGYDGTWSHDDNIDVIEAPYFMMRVRTDGGQLTIPQVRTLAGISRDFARGTADVTDRQNIQYHWIEIENVPEIWRRLEEVGMETIEACGDCPRGMLGSPLAGLSVHEVLDASPALAEIKRRYIGNPEYSNLPRKFKTAISGLQDVVHEINDVSFVGVEHPEHGPGLDLWVGGGLSTNPMLAQRVGAWIPLDEVPDVWEGVVGIFRDYGYRRLRSKARLKFLLKDWGPEKFRQVLEDEYLGRKLIDGPAPVAPKQPIDHVGITEQKNGRYALGFSAVSGRLSDTVLDAIADAAEKAGSDSVRLTPYQKLVVVNVPKENIEQLDADLSAVGLQSRPSRWRRNLIACTGLEYCKLSFTETRSRSQELVPILEERLAELNEQLDVPVTINFNGCPNSCARIQVADIGLKGQLIDDGDGHPIEGFQVHLGGSLGFDLGFGRKLRQHKIYAHEATDYIDRVVRNFIAGRNEGERFAEWAARADDAELQ, encoded by the coding sequence ATGACGCTCACCACTCCGGAGTCGGTCGACGACAACGTCGACACGCCTCGCCCCCGCCGGGAACGGCCGACCGGTGACCGGCCGGCCCGTGCCGCCGGCGACCAGCCCGCCCGCCGCGCACGGCCGACGAAGCGCCGCTCCGAGGGCCAGTGGGCCCTCGGCTACCGCGAGCCGCTCAACGCCAACGAGCAGTCCAAGAAGGACGACAATCCGCTCAACGTGCGCGCACGCATCGAGAACATCTACTCCAAGGTCGGGTTCGACGGCATCGACAAGGCCGATCTGCGCGGCCGCTTCCGCTGGATGGGTCTCTACACCCAGCGCGCCGAGGGCTACGACGGCACCTGGAGCCACGACGACAACATCGACGTCATCGAGGCCCCCTACTTCATGATGCGCGTGCGCACCGACGGCGGTCAGCTGACCATCCCGCAGGTGCGGACCCTCGCCGGCATCTCCCGCGACTTCGCCCGGGGCACCGCCGACGTCACCGACCGGCAGAACATCCAGTACCACTGGATCGAGATCGAGAACGTGCCGGAGATCTGGCGGCGCCTCGAAGAGGTCGGCATGGAGACGATCGAGGCCTGCGGCGACTGCCCGCGCGGCATGCTCGGCTCCCCGCTCGCCGGCCTCTCGGTCCACGAGGTCCTCGACGCCAGCCCCGCCCTGGCCGAGATCAAGCGCCGCTACATCGGCAACCCCGAGTACTCGAACCTGCCCCGCAAGTTCAAGACCGCCATCTCCGGTCTGCAGGACGTCGTCCACGAGATCAACGACGTCTCCTTCGTCGGCGTCGAGCACCCCGAGCACGGCCCGGGCCTGGACCTCTGGGTCGGCGGCGGGCTGTCCACCAACCCGATGCTCGCGCAGCGCGTCGGCGCCTGGATCCCGCTCGACGAGGTGCCCGACGTCTGGGAGGGCGTGGTCGGCATCTTCCGCGACTACGGCTACCGCCGCCTGCGGTCCAAGGCGCGGCTGAAGTTCCTGTTGAAGGACTGGGGGCCGGAGAAATTCCGCCAGGTCCTCGAGGACGAGTACCTGGGCCGCAAGCTCATCGACGGCCCGGCCCCGGTTGCGCCGAAGCAGCCGATCGACCACGTCGGGATCACCGAGCAGAAGAACGGGCGCTACGCGCTGGGCTTCTCGGCGGTGTCCGGGCGCCTGTCCGACACGGTTCTCGACGCCATCGCCGACGCCGCAGAGAAGGCCGGCAGCGACAGTGTGCGGCTCACCCCGTATCAGAAGCTCGTCGTGGTCAACGTTCCCAAGGAGAACATCGAGCAGCTCGACGCCGATCTGTCCGCCGTCGGCCTGCAGTCGCGCCCGTCGCGCTGGCGCCGCAACCTGATCGCCTGCACCGGGTTGGAGTACTGCAAGCTCTCGTTCACCGAGACCCGCAGCCGCAGCCAAGAACTCGTGCCGATCCTCGAAGAGCGCCTCGCCGAGTTGAACGAGCAGCTCGACGTGCCGGTGACGATCAACTTCAACGGCTGCCCCAACTCGTGCGCCCGGATCCAGGTCGCCGACATCGGACTCAAGGGCCAGTTGATCGACGACGGCGACGGGCACCCGATCGAGGGCTTCCAGGTCCACCTGGGCGGCAGCCTCGGCTTCGACCTCGGGTTCGGCCGCAAACTGCGCCAGCACAAGATCTACGCGCACGAGGCGACCGACTACATCGACCGGGTGGTGCGCAACTTCATCGCCGGGCGCAACGAGGGCGAGCGCTTCGCCGAATGGGCCGCCCGCGCCGACGACGCCGAGCTGCAGTGA